In a single window of the Magnolia sinica isolate HGM2019 chromosome 7, MsV1, whole genome shotgun sequence genome:
- the LOC131250964 gene encoding uncharacterized protein LOC131250964 isoform X2: MLDPITFNILQQLHLDASIIFLLGSCIRGVNWQAALEDAHVLVGDDINWVFRPCHQLHFNVVSSSDGCYYIQVGSIGISASDELWVASYILEGG; encoded by the exons ATGCTTGACCCAATTACCTTCAATATATTACAGCAACTGCATTTGGATGCTTCCATTATTTTCTTATTGGGCTCATGTATCCGTGGAGTGAATTGGCAGGCTGCTCTTGAGGATGCCCATGTTCTGGTTGGTGATGACATCAACTGGGTTTTTAGGCCTTGCCATCAGCTTCACTTCAATGTGGTTTCTTCATCAGACGGGTGCTACTACATACAG GTTGGCTCTATCGGAATTTCTGCCAGTGATGAGTTGTGGGTGGCCTCCTACATCCTTGAG GGAGGGTAG